In Candidatus Thermokryptus mobilis, the DNA window GTTGCGTGTTGGCGTTGTTTCCGTTGCATTGATTTTAGTTGTTTTAGGTTTCATATTGCTTTATTATAATTATAAGTTTTCGTCCTTTGCATATTTGAAGTTTTTTCTGAACATTTTGAATAGCACAAAGTAAAAAGAAAAAGTTATGGGGTTAGATGTATCTATCACGGCTTGAGATATTTGGTTTTAAATCTTTTGCTCAAAAGGTTGAATTGAAATTTAACGGTGGTATAACTGCTATAGTTGGACCAAACGGTTGTGGCAAGACAAACATAGTTGATGCGATAAGGTGGGTGCTTGGCGAACAAAGAACGAGCGTGTTAAGGAGCGACAAGATGGAAGATGTTATCTTTAACGGAACTAAGTTTAGGAAACCGCTCGGTATGGCTGAGGTCTCAATTACAATTCAAAATACCAAAGGAATACTCCCGATGGAATACTCAGAGGTGACGATAACGAGACGTCTTTTCAGATCTGGGGAAAGCGAGTATTTAATTAACAAGGTCCCTTGCAGGTTAAAAGATATAATTGACCTTTTTGCTGACACTGGCATGGGAGCAAACGCTTATTCTGTCATTGAGTTGAGGATGATTGAGACGCTGTTGAGCGATAAAGCTGAGGAAAGAAGAAAACTTTTTGAGGAAGCAGCTGGCGTGACGAAATATAAACAGAGAAGAAAAATAACCTACCGAAAACTTGAAGATGTTAAAAATGACCTTTCAAGGATAAATGATATAATCCGCGAAGTTCAAAAAAATGTAACTTCGCTTGAAAGGCAAGCCAAAAGAGCTGAAAAATATAATCAAATAGCAGAGGAATTAAAAGCAAAGGAAATTGAACTACTTGAGCGGGAGTTCTCAGAATTAAAGAGGAACTTGATTTACCTTGAGGAGACATTGGAAGTTGAAAAAAATAAAAGATATGATGTTGGAACATCATTGAACCAGGGGGAACAACTTCTTGATGTTTTAAAAGGTGAGTTGAGAACGCTTGAGCTTCAAATTGATGAGATCTATTCAAAGATTGAAAGTAAGACAAAAGAGTTAAGTTCAGCCGAGCAGGAAATAGCTCTTTTGAGGGAGAGAAGGAAGTTGGCAATTGAAAGGATTGAAAAAATATCAAATGAAAAAACGGAACTTCAACAGCAACTTTACGATCTGAATCAGCTCCTTGTTGAGAAAAAGTTAAAACTTGATGCTATTTTATCCGAGAAGGAGAAATTACAATCCCAGTTTTACGAAAGGAAAAGAGCGCTTGATGAGCTCACAAAGTTGGTTGATGGGAAAAGATCAGAATTAAAGCGGTTAAATGAGATGTTGATTGAAAAAATAAGCTCTATTTCCTTGAAGAGGAATGAGATTGAGAAGATGAAGGCGAGAATGGAAAACTTAAAGGGGCGACTTGAAATTTTGAGCGATGAGAAGACCTCGTATGAAAATGAGGTGAAGTCCGCTGAAGAAGAGTTGAACTCGCTTCTTGCGAAAAAAGCCTTTCTGGTAAATGAGCTTGCAAATGCGGAAAGGATACTTAAAGAAAAGGAAAACCTTCGGGATAAGTTAAGGATTGAGGTTGAGGAACTTCAAAAGAAATCTTTTGCTATCCAAAACGAGATAGGGAAGAGAATTTCAAAGATTGGTTTCTTGAGGGACTTGCTTGAGAAACATGTTGATTTGTCGGAAGGAGCTCAGTTTCTCGTTCAAAATTATAATTCAAACTTTAAGAGCGTTTCTGATGTGATTGATGTTGATCCACAGTTTTCATCCGCCATTGAGTCGGCACTTGGTGAATCGGCTGGTTATCTTATAGTTGATACTGTTGACGAGGCTGAAAAGGCAATTGAGGTTTTAAAGGCACAAAATAAGAGCAAGGTTACATTCATATGTCTTGAAAAAATCCCTGAAAATTACGCTTCTAATTTCCCGGTGAACGGAGATGGTATCATTGGGTGGGCAAGTGAGATGGTGCTGTGTGATAAAAAGTTTAAAA includes these proteins:
- the smc gene encoding chromosome segregation protein SMC, whose amino-acid sequence is MYLSRLEIFGFKSFAQKVELKFNGGITAIVGPNGCGKTNIVDAIRWVLGEQRTSVLRSDKMEDVIFNGTKFRKPLGMAEVSITIQNTKGILPMEYSEVTITRRLFRSGESEYLINKVPCRLKDIIDLFADTGMGANAYSVIELRMIETLLSDKAEERRKLFEEAAGVTKYKQRRKITYRKLEDVKNDLSRINDIIREVQKNVTSLERQAKRAEKYNQIAEELKAKEIELLEREFSELKRNLIYLEETLEVEKNKRYDVGTSLNQGEQLLDVLKGELRTLELQIDEIYSKIESKTKELSSAEQEIALLRERRKLAIERIEKISNEKTELQQQLYDLNQLLVEKKLKLDAILSEKEKLQSQFYERKRALDELTKLVDGKRSELKRLNEMLIEKISSISLKRNEIEKMKARMENLKGRLEILSDEKTSYENEVKSAEEELNSLLAKKAFLVNELANAERILKEKENLRDKLRIEVEELQKKSFAIQNEIGKRISKIGFLRDLLEKHVDLSEGAQFLVQNYNSNFKSVSDVIDVDPQFSSAIESALGESAGYLIVDTVDEAEKAIEVLKAQNKSKVTFICLEKIPENYASNFPVNGDGIIGWASEMVLCDKKFKKVIDLLLDDYLLVKDKQSAINALRKYGSVKCVTLDGEIFTDEGLIKGGSANGSTQSVIGKRRQIEILEGEVAKLKKELSSIQSEIEHKSSEIEEINLKGLYDAIREIQGAVSEVEKLTSQAEYKKERARRSIDEIERERDELEREINSVADVLSKLEPEIGGLEMEKEEIEYNLSSATAEFEMLERNWSEKAEAISELNIRLISIENEEKNIELEIKRIKEDIFKISKRINDYEVESEANKAHIEEIDLNLSELGEKLSSLESEVTSLRGRLKEIQQLHSDKLVEIQMLEMKIKEERAKYEEYISAMHDLEMKINEIKLRMENLKNKAMEEYQVEIGFKEFQDDKTFNIALLREEVEDLKAKLKALGPVNLLAFEDYQEEKKRLEFLISQRDDLIESEKTLTETIDEINTTAQKKFLETFDRIKENFKKTFVTLFGPDSEADIRLVPDEDGKVDPLESRIEIMARPKGKRLQSIDLLSAGEKTLTAIALLFSIYLVKPSPFCVLDEVDAPLDDANIERFINLLKSFSNDTQFIIVTHSKKTMEAADTLYGVTMEEEGVSKIVSVKFKQEIEER